The Vibrio sp. SNU_ST1 genome has a segment encoding these proteins:
- a CDS encoding cold-shock protein gives MSNKTNGVVKWFNEEKGFGFLTQDNGGADVFVHFRAIASEGFKTLKEGQQVSFEVEQGQKGLQAANVVAL, from the coding sequence ATGTCTAACAAAACAAACGGCGTAGTAAAATGGTTTAACGAAGAGAAAGGTTTCGGTTTCCTAACTCAAGACAACGGCGGCGCTGACGTATTCGTTCACTTCCGTGCTATCGCATCTGAAGGTTTCAAGACTCTTAAAGAAGGCCAACAAGTGTCTTTCGAAGTAGAGCAAGGCCAAAAAGGTCTTCAAGCTGCAAACGTTGTAGCTCTATAA
- the gmk gene encoding guanylate kinase, whose protein sequence is MGKGTLYIVSAPSGAGKSSLISAMLETNPTYAMKVSVSHTTRGMRPGEENGVHYHFVEKHHFEDLIGKGEFLEYAEVFGNYYGTSRVWIEENLDRGIDVFLDIDWQGARQIREQMPQAKSVFILPPSNGELERRLNVRGQDSDEVIAKRMSEAKSEISHYAEYDYVIVNDDFDAALMDFRAIIRAERLKEDKQAAKYSGMLTALLAE, encoded by the coding sequence ATGGGCAAAGGTACTCTTTACATCGTATCTGCACCTAGTGGCGCAGGTAAGTCGAGCTTGATCTCAGCAATGCTAGAAACCAATCCAACCTACGCAATGAAGGTATCTGTTTCACACACCACTCGCGGTATGCGCCCTGGTGAAGAAAATGGTGTTCACTACCACTTCGTAGAGAAGCATCATTTTGAAGACCTTATTGGTAAAGGTGAGTTCCTAGAATACGCTGAAGTATTCGGCAACTACTACGGTACTTCACGCGTTTGGATTGAAGAAAACCTAGACCGCGGTATCGATGTATTTCTAGATATCGACTGGCAAGGTGCTCGTCAGATCCGTGAACAAATGCCTCAAGCGAAGAGTGTCTTCATTCTTCCACCATCAAATGGTGAGCTCGAGCGTCGTTTGAATGTTCGCGGTCAAGACAGCGACGAAGTTATTGCGAAACGCATGAGCGAAGCAAAATCAGAGATTTCTCACTATGCAGAATATGATTATGTGATCGTGAATGATGACTTTGATGCAGCCCTAATGGACTTCAGAGCTATCATTCGTGCGGAGCGCTTAAAAGAAGATAAGCAAGCAGCTAAATACAGCGGCATGCTTACAGCACTACTAGCGGAATAA
- a CDS encoding DMT family transporter encodes MTHRTLTALLFSSVCLIWGTTWLAMEIAVESIPPIFATGLRFLIAAPILVMLAKHLKQPLFFPKGQQYWMLVVAVFYFAIPFTLMIFGEQYISSGLASIIFANMPIAVMVMSRLFLGLRLTNIQLAGLFTAVLSLVLILSTEMSLGGQDYLLGFGALGGAVAIHAVMYVLVEKFCKGVPVLTYNAVPSLIASICLLLVSLVVEQPDITGYSRKAIGAVVYLGLFASVGGIVAYFKLGQVSSPFTASICFLFFPLIALTLSTWFAGNSISLISVLLMIPLLGGILVTKADPKLWKRVRKLKHVL; translated from the coding sequence ATGACGCATAGAACTTTGACTGCATTGCTATTTTCTTCAGTGTGCTTGATTTGGGGTACAACGTGGTTGGCTATGGAGATTGCAGTGGAGAGCATTCCACCGATTTTTGCTACTGGACTACGCTTTCTGATTGCTGCACCAATACTGGTCATGTTGGCCAAACACTTGAAGCAGCCGCTGTTTTTCCCTAAAGGGCAGCAGTACTGGATGTTGGTGGTCGCGGTTTTCTACTTTGCGATTCCGTTTACCTTGATGATCTTTGGTGAGCAATACATATCGTCTGGCTTGGCATCAATTATTTTTGCCAACATGCCGATTGCTGTGATGGTGATGTCGAGACTGTTTCTAGGATTGAGATTAACCAACATACAACTGGCAGGCTTATTCACCGCGGTACTGAGTCTGGTTTTAATTTTGTCTACTGAGATGAGTCTCGGTGGGCAAGACTACTTACTGGGTTTTGGGGCTCTTGGAGGAGCTGTAGCTATTCACGCTGTGATGTATGTTTTGGTCGAGAAGTTCTGTAAAGGTGTACCAGTTTTAACCTACAACGCAGTACCGAGTCTTATCGCTTCGATCTGTTTATTGCTGGTTTCATTGGTCGTCGAGCAGCCTGATATTACGGGCTATTCAAGGAAAGCGATCGGAGCGGTAGTGTACCTAGGGTTGTTTGCGAGTGTCGGCGGAATTGTGGCTTACTTTAAGCTCGGACAAGTATCGAGCCCGTTTACGGCATCCATCTGTTTTCTGTTCTTCCCGCTAATCGCACTGACCCTATCTACCTGGTTTGCTGGGAACAGTATCTCGTTGATTTCAGTGTTACTTATGATCCCACTACTGGGGGGAATCTTAGTCACCAAAGCGGACCCTAAGTTGTGGAAAAGAGTACGTAAGCTTAAGCATGTTTTATAG
- a CDS encoding NCS2 family permease codes for MNTDSTLKAQKTSGSLDTMFKLSERKTTISTELYAGFITFLAMSYILAVNPAILGGIPGMDKGAVFTATALSAAIATLIMGIWGNYPVMLAPGMSMNGFFKGLLLSGSVAVLWNEALFGIFLSGILYLAFSLTNIRKSMIESIPEDLKLAITVSLGLFIAFLGLKNAGIIVSNPFVLVGLGDISDPKVIIAYVSIFIALGCMVRDIKLATFISFVSAIVLTVLADVFMGTSNAPIPDQFVSMPPSMAGSFGAIFDFSAFTPEKMFDLLFIVLIFLIVDFFDGLSTIVGVGRDAGIIDKDGKVPNAKSALVADAGGTVIGSILGTTSITAFSESGIASSQGAKTGLAAVMVAGLFLISLFLYPIFSIFSAAMVAPAMVVVGIYMVGRLGQINWEKKESRIAAFFTIMFTVLSFSPANGMAMGFISYAFTMVVAGKRKEVHPLIYGLCVVFLTYLILL; via the coding sequence GTGAATACCGACTCCACCCTGAAAGCCCAGAAGACATCTGGCTCACTTGACACCATGTTCAAACTCTCAGAGAGAAAGACCACGATCAGCACTGAGCTATACGCAGGTTTTATTACCTTCTTAGCGATGAGTTATATCTTGGCGGTGAACCCAGCAATTTTGGGTGGTATTCCGGGAATGGACAAAGGTGCAGTCTTTACGGCGACCGCTCTTTCTGCTGCTATCGCAACGCTTATCATGGGAATTTGGGGTAACTACCCAGTGATGCTGGCTCCGGGCATGAGTATGAACGGATTCTTCAAAGGCCTGCTGTTAAGTGGTTCGGTGGCGGTACTGTGGAATGAAGCGCTATTTGGCATCTTCCTATCGGGTATCCTTTATCTTGCTTTCTCATTGACCAATATTCGTAAGTCGATGATTGAATCGATTCCTGAAGATTTGAAGCTGGCGATTACTGTCTCTCTCGGCTTGTTCATTGCTTTCTTAGGCCTTAAGAATGCGGGTATCATCGTTTCTAACCCGTTCGTGCTGGTTGGTTTAGGTGATATCTCAGATCCGAAGGTGATCATCGCTTATGTGAGTATCTTTATTGCGCTGGGCTGTATGGTTCGTGACATCAAGTTAGCAACGTTTATCTCGTTCGTTTCGGCTATCGTACTGACCGTCCTTGCTGATGTATTCATGGGCACGTCAAACGCCCCAATCCCTGATCAATTCGTTTCAATGCCACCAAGTATGGCAGGTAGTTTTGGCGCTATCTTTGATTTTTCAGCTTTCACCCCTGAGAAAATGTTCGACCTACTGTTCATCGTACTTATCTTCTTGATTGTCGATTTCTTTGATGGCTTGAGCACGATTGTGGGTGTTGGCCGCGATGCAGGTATCATCGACAAAGACGGTAAAGTGCCGAACGCAAAATCGGCGCTAGTGGCTGATGCGGGCGGTACTGTGATTGGTTCGATTCTTGGTACCACATCGATTACTGCTTTCTCTGAATCTGGTATTGCGTCTTCTCAAGGGGCGAAAACGGGCTTAGCTGCGGTCATGGTGGCTGGTCTGTTCTTAATCTCACTGTTCCTATACCCAATCTTCTCTATTTTCTCAGCGGCAATGGTTGCACCTGCGATGGTTGTAGTTGGCATCTACATGGTGGGTCGCCTTGGTCAGATTAACTGGGAAAAGAAAGAGTCACGCATTGCAGCATTCTTCACCATCATGTTCACTGTACTGAGCTTCTCTCCAGCAAACGGCATGGCGATGGGCTTCATCAGCTACGCATTCACAATGGTTGTTGCAGGTAAGCGCAAAGAAGTGCACCCATTGATCTACGGGCTGTGTGTAGTGTTCTTAACTTATCTGATTCTGTTGTAA
- a CDS encoding phosphate-starvation-inducible protein PsiE translates to MPSHLPKSFSKPFLKVFHIMEAVLLVAITLATLFAMVEEFMHVFAERRVQLTDILLMFIYLEVLAMVQQFVMNGKIPVRYPIYIAMMAIARYITLGMKELDAVLIVWLSAAAFILAAATLLIRVGHHYWPYVDLRTKQPDE, encoded by the coding sequence ATGCCTTCTCACTTACCTAAATCTTTTAGTAAGCCGTTTTTAAAAGTATTTCACATTATGGAAGCGGTATTGCTAGTGGCGATTACGCTTGCGACTTTGTTTGCGATGGTCGAAGAATTTATGCATGTCTTCGCTGAACGCCGAGTACAACTGACCGACATTCTTCTGATGTTTATTTACTTGGAAGTGTTGGCGATGGTTCAGCAGTTTGTGATGAATGGTAAGATCCCGGTGCGATACCCGATCTACATTGCGATGATGGCAATAGCCCGTTACATCACTTTAGGTATGAAAGAGTTGGATGCGGTATTGATAGTATGGTTGTCTGCCGCAGCATTTATCTTAGCCGCAGCAACACTTTTGATTCGAGTAGGGCACCATTACTGGCCATATGTGGATCTTCGAACCAAGCAGCCGGATGAGTAA
- a CDS encoding IS3-like element ISVisp4 family transposase (programmed frameshift) has translation MKTTSRRTQRDYSLAFKLAVVSQVEKGEMTYKQAQERYGIQGRSTVLVWLRKHGQLDWSKGIEQSRALGATMSNSSSTQTPEQRIKELEQQLEETQLKAEFFEAVVKVMDRDFGVRISKKRKAELLRKKPVRKLTVTKACHFIGITRQAFYKRCVAEIHQTKKDEYVLGFVKEQRMMHPRIGARKIKYLLAQNDIEIGRDRLFSLLRVNRLLVQNRRAYHRTTNSNHRFYCHPNRIKEGLIPEGPEQLWVADITYLATRRGSTYLSLVTDAYSRKIVGYHISDDMKAHTVKQAFLNALKGRKNTGELVHHSDRGVQYCSVEYQELHRQYGVSCSMTDGYDCYQNALAERVNGILKMEYLLNKPNDLDEAKKMVAESVKIYNEYRPHTALKYKTPDEVHRAF, from the exons ATGAAAACAACAAGTAGACGTACTCAACGAGATTATTCTCTTGCCTTTAAATTGGCAGTCGTAAGCCAAGTTGAAAAAGGCGAAATGACTTATAAGCAAGCTCAAGAACGTTATGGGATCCAAGGTCGCTCTACCGTTTTAGTTTGGCTTCGCAAACATGGTCAACTAGATTGGTCTAAAGGAATAGAACAATCGAGAGCGTTAGGAGCGACTATGTCAAACTCTTCCTCAACTCAAACCCCAGAGCAACGAATCAAAGAACTCGAGCAGCAATTAGAAGAAACTCAGCTCAAAGCTGAGTTCTTTGAAGCGGTTGTAAAAGTCATGGATCGAGATTTCGGAGTCCGAATTTCAAAGAAGCGCAAGGCCGAGTTATTAAGGAAAAAAC CGGTCAGAAAGTTGACCGTTACTAAAGCTTGTCACTTCATAGGTATTACACGACAAGCTTTCTACAAGCGCTGTGTTGCAGAAATTCATCAGACAAAGAAAGATGAATATGTGCTCGGTTTTGTGAAGGAGCAAAGGATGATGCATCCTCGAATAGGGGCTCGTAAGATCAAGTATTTACTTGCTCAGAACGATATTGAAATCGGGCGAGACCGCTTATTCTCTCTGCTGAGAGTGAATCGATTATTAGTACAGAATCGAAGGGCTTACCATCGAACCACAAACAGTAATCATCGCTTTTACTGCCATCCAAATCGAATCAAAGAAGGCTTAATACCGGAAGGACCGGAGCAATTATGGGTTGCCGATATTACTTATCTAGCAACGCGGCGTGGTAGTACTTATCTCAGTTTAGTGACGGACGCTTACTCAAGAAAAATCGTGGGCTATCACATAAGTGATGATATGAAAGCTCACACGGTCAAGCAGGCCTTTTTAAACGCGCTGAAAGGGCGGAAGAATACAGGTGAGCTTGTCCATCACTCAGATAGAGGTGTTCAGTACTGCTCTGTTGAATACCAAGAGTTGCATCGACAGTATGGTGTATCTTGCTCAATGACTGATGGCTATGACTGTTATCAGAATGCGTTGGCAGAGAGGGTCAACGGAATATTGAAGATGGAGTATCTGTTGAATAAGCCTAATGATTTAGATGAAGCAAAGAAAATGGTCGCTGAATCAGTAAAAATCTATAATGAATATAGGCCTCACACAGCTCTAAAATACAAAACGCCCGATGAAGTACATCGAGCGTTTTAG